The following proteins are encoded in a genomic region of Oryza brachyantha chromosome 11, ObraRS2, whole genome shotgun sequence:
- the LOC121053194 gene encoding germin-like protein 11-1 has product MFIMLHCLCVQQFQDMKLSTVLCSHILLLGLFTPKILSDSPPLQDVCPMAPQGERKLFMNGFLCKSPSTILASDFKTLLLNHAGDLENMARSSVNIVTATEFPGLNTLGLSMARADIAPSGAVLPHSHPRASEMMFVHSGSVVAGFFDTRGKLFQKTLAEGDVFIFPRGLVHFIMNYGFSLATTFSVLNSQNPGVVGIAHAMFAPDSEVAEGLMTRMLSFRDMGMDG; this is encoded by the coding sequence ATGTTCATCATGCTTCACTGTCTTTGTGTCCAACAATTCCAAGATATGAAGCTCTCCACTGTCCTATGTTCACACATTCTTCTCCTTGGTCTCTTTACTCCCAAAATCCTATCAGATAGCCCTCCTCTTCAGGATGTATGCCCTATGGCACCCCAGGGTGAAAGGAAGCTATTCATGAATGGTTTCCTCTGCAAGAGCCCAAGCACCATACTGGCCTCTGACTTCAAGACATTGCTGCTCAACCATGCTGGAGACCTGGAAAACATGGCCCGGTCATCGGTGAACATCGTCACCGCCACCGAGTTCCCTGGCCTGAACACCCTTGGCTTGTCAATGGCGAGGGCCGACATCGCGCCCAGCGGTGCGGTCCTTCCCCACTCTCACCCAAGAGCATCAGAGATGATGTTTGTTCACAGTGGAAGTGTGGTGGCAGGGTTCTTTGACACCAGGGGAAAGCTGTTTCAGAAGACTCTTGCTGAGGGGGATGTGTTCATCTTCCCTAGAGGCTTGGTTCATTTCATCATGAACTATGGTTTCAGCCTCGCGACAACTTTCTCGGTGCTCAACAGTCAGAACCCGGGTGTGGTTGGCATCGCCCATGCAATGTTTGCGCCAGATTCAGAGGTAGCGGAAGGGCTGATGACCAGAATGTTGAGTTTCAGAGACAtggggatggatggatga
- the LOC102709038 gene encoding respiratory burst oxidase homolog protein B, producing MNHSRAGAADGAGGAGDIVEAGAEGPPPPQRERLVPHSGPLSKRSGMRKSARFAESVSAPLSAPSGAPARRGGGGDDDEEDYVEITLDVRDDSVAVHSVKPAGGAEDSDVTLLARTLEKRSSSFGHSVIRNASSRIKQVSQELRRLASVNRRGGGAGGPRIDRSKSAAAHALKGLKFISRAEGGAGWPAVEKRFDELAKDGLLPRSKFGQCIGMKELEFAGELFDALARRRNISGDSISKAELLEFWDQISDTSFDSRLQTFFDMVDKNADGRITEEEVKEIITLSASANKLSKVQEQSEEYARLIMEELDPSNLGYIELYNLEMLLLQAPSQSVRIGTTNSRNLSQMLSQNLRPTAEPNPLRRWYRRASYFLEDNWRRVWVLLLWLAVCAGLFSYKFVQYRRRAVFDVMGYCVCVAKGGAETLKFNMALILLPVCRNTVTWIRNRAAVARVVPFDDNLNFHKVIAVGITVGAGLHIISHLTCDFPRLLHATDAEYEPMKPFFGDRRPPNYWWFVKGTEGWTGLVMLVLMAVAFTLATPWFRRGRLRLPRPLNRLTGFNAFWYSHHFFVVVYALLIVHGHYLYLTKDWYKKTTWMYLAVPMCLYACERLTRALRSSVRPVKILKVAVYPGNVLSLHFSKPQGFRYKSGQYIFVNCAAVSPFQWHPFSITSAPQDDYVSVHIRTLGDWTRELKNVFSRVCRPPTEGKSGLLRAEYDRDGAMTNPSFPKVLIDGPYGAPAQDYKQYDIVLLVGLGIGATPMISIIKDIINNMRQLDGDLENGGGDASVPSSFRTRRAYFYWVTREQGSFEWFRGVMDEVAETDKKGVIELHNYCTSVYEEGDARSALIAMLQSLNHAKHGVDVVSGTRVKTHFARPNWRNVYKRIALNHRDQRVGVFYCGAPVLTKELRELAQDFSRKTSTKFDFHKENF from the exons ATGAACCATAGCAGGGCGGGCGCCGcggatggcgccggcggcgcgggggatatcgtggaggccggcgcggagggtccgccgccgccgcagaggGAGAGGCTGGTGCCGCACAGCGGGCCCCTGAGCAAGAGGTCCGGGATGAGGAAGAGCGCGAGGTTCGCGGAGTCGGTGTCGGCGCCGCTGTCCGCGCCGTCgggcgcgccggcgcggcgcggcggcggcggcgacgacgacgaggaggactaCGTAGAGATCACCCTCGACGTGCGCGACGACTCGGTGGCGGTGCACAGCGTGAAGcccgcgggcggcgcggaggactCCGACGTCACGCTGCTGGCGCGCACGCTGGAGAagcggtcgtcgtcgttcgGCCACTCCGTCATCCGGAACGCCTCGTCGCGGATCAAGCAGGTGTCGCAggagctccgccgcctcgcctccgtcaaccgccgcggcggcggcgccggcggcccgcGCATCGACCGCTccaagtccgccgccgcgcacgccCTCAAGGGCCTCAAGTTCATCAGCCGCgccgagggcggcgccggctggcCCGCCGTCGAGAAGCGCTTCGACGAGCTCGCCAAGGacggcctcctcccccgctCCAAGTTCGGCCAGTGCATCG GGATGAAGGAGCTGGAGTTCGCCGGCGAGCTGTTCGACGCGCTGGCGAGGCGGCGGAACATCTCCGGCGACAGCATCAGCAAGGCGGAGCTGCTCGAGTTCTGGGACCAAATCTCCGACACCAGCTTCGACAGCCGTCTCCAAACCTTCTTCGACAT GGTTGATAAGAACGCCGACGGCAGGATCACAGAAGAGGAGGTCAAAGAG ATCATCACGCTGAGCGCGTCGGCGAACAAGCTGTCCAAGGTGCAGGAGCAGTCCGAGGAGTACGCCCGCCTCATCATGGAGGAGCTCGACCCCAGCAACCTCGGCTACATCGAG CTGTACAACCTggagatgctgctgctgcaggcgCCGAGCCAGTCGGTGAGGATAGGGACGACGAACAGCCGGAACCTGAGCCAGATGCTGAGCCAGAACCTCCGGCCGACGGCGGAGCCCAACCCGCTCCGGCGGTGGTACCGCCGCGCCAGCTACTTCCTGGAGGACAACTGGCGGCGCGTCTGGGTGCTCCTCCTCTGGCTCGCCGTCTGCGCTGGCCTCTTCTCCTACAAGTTCGTCCAGTaccggcggcgcgccgtgTTCGACGTCATGGGCTACTGCGTCTGCGTCGCCAAGGGCGGCGCCGAGACGCTCAAGTTCAACATGGCGCTCATCCTCCTCCCGGTCTGCCGCAACACCGTCACCTGGATCCGcaaccgcgccgccgtcgcccgcgtcGTCCCGTTCGACGACAACCTCAACTTCCACAAGGTGATCGCCGTCGGCATCACCGTCGGCGCCGGGCTCCACATCATCTCCCATCTCACCTGCGACTTCCCGCGGCTGCTCCACGCCACCGACGCCGAGTACGAGCCGATGAAGCCGTTCTTCGGCGACCGGCGGCCGCCCAACTACTGGTGGTTCGTGAAGGGCACCGAGGGGTGGACGGGGCTCGTCATGCTCGTCCTCATGGCCGTCGCCTTCACCCTCGCCACGCCGTGgttccgccgcggccgcctccgcctcccgcgccCGCTCAACCGCCTCACCGGCTTCAACGCCTTCTGGTACTCCCACCacttcttcgtcgtcgtctacGCCCTCCTCATCGTCCATGGCCACTACCTCTACCTCACCAAGGATTGGTACAAGAAAACC ACGTGGATGTACCTGGCGGTGCCGATGTGCCTGTACGCGTGCGAGCGGCTGACGAGGGCGCTCCGGTCGAGCGTGCGGCCGGTGAAGATACTCAAGGTGGCGGTGTACCCCGGCAACGTGCTGTCGCTGCACTTCTCCAAGCCACAGGGTTTCAGGTACAAGAGTGGCCAATACATCTTCGTCaactgcgccgccgtctcgccgtTCCAATG GCACCCATTTTCAATCACGTCGGCTCCACAGGACGACTACGTCAGCGTCCACATCAGGACGCTCGGTGACTGGACACGGGAGCTTAAGAACGTCTTCTCAAGG GTATGCCGGCCGCCGACAGAGGGGAAGAGCGGGTTGCTCCGAGCGGAGTACGACCGCGACGGCGCCATGACCAACCCAAG CTTCCCGAAGGTGTTGATCGACGGGCCGTACGGGGCGCCGGCGCAGGACTACAAGCAGTACGACATCGTGCTGCTCGTCGGGCTGGGCATCGGCGCGACGCCGATGATCTCCATCATCAAGGACATCATCAACAACATGCGGCAGCTGGACGGCGACCtggagaacggcggcggcgacgcgtcgGTGCCGTCGTCGTTCAGGACGCGGCGGGCCTACTTCTACTGGGTGACGAGGGAGCAGGGGTCGTTCGAGTGGTTCAGGGGGGTGATGGACGAGGTGGCGGAGACGGACAAGAAGGGGGTGATCGAGCTCCACAACTACTGCACCAGCGTGTACGAGGAAGGGGACGCCCGGTCGGCGCTCATCGCCATGCTCCAGTCGCTCAACCACGCCAAGCacggcgtcgacgtcgtctCCGGCACCCGCGTCAAGACCCACTTCGCCCGCCCCAACTGGCGCAACGTCTACAAGCGCATCGCCCTCAACCACCGCGACCAACGCGTCG GGGTGTTCTACTGCGGAGCGCCGGTGCTGACGAAGGAACTGCGTGAGCTTGCGCAAGACTTCTCGAGAAAGACGTCGACGAAATTTGACTTCCACAAGGAGAATTTCTAG